One Gemmatimonadota bacterium genomic window, TAAAACAGGTCCTCAATTTGAGGACCTTATTTTCTATCAGTTTTTCACCCATGAGATCTATATTTCTCCAACCCGATGCAATTTCAGCAAATTGGTCTCGGCTCGCGCCGTGATGGGCGCACCAGCCAGAATCACCAGTGTATCACCAAAACGCACATTGCCCTCAGAGAGCAACCGCGCTTCAACTTCGGCAACCATGCGATCCGTATCGTCAATCAGCGTAATTTGACGGGGTTCAACGCCCCAGCACAAGCACAACCGCCGACATATCCGCGCGCTGGGCGTAAACGCAATAATCGGCGTACGCGGTCTGCGCTTTGAAATCAGACGCGCTGTAGATCCCGATTGGGTAAATGCGACAATGGCTTTGGGAGACACCGCCGTCGATACCGCGGCGGCGGCTTGTCCAATCGCATCGGGAAAAGAGAGCGAATCCAGATTCAATATTGGTGGCGCCAGTTCCACACTCGCTTCTGCCTTTTCAACAATCCGCGCCATCATTTGCACAGTTTGAACGGGATATTTGCCAATTGCAGTCTCGCCAGACAGCATGACCGCATCGGTGCCATCGAAAATCGCATTGGCCACATCTGATGCCTCAGCGCGCGTGGGCCGCGGGTGATCGGTCATTGACTCCAGCATCTGCGTAGCCGTAATCACGAATACCCCTGCGCGGTTGGCCGCCGAAATCACGCGTTTCTGGATCACCGGCACATCTTCAGGTGATAATTCCACGCCCAGGTCGCCCCGAGCAACCATTACGCCATCGGCAACATCGAGAATATCTTCGAGGTGATCGACAGCTTCGGCGCGTTCCAGCTTTGCAATAACCGGGATCTCTTTCTCTGCCCGTTCAATAATATGTTGAACCTCTCGCACATCGTCGGGTTCCCGCACAAAAGACAGGGCAATATAATCCACGCCCAATTCGATACCCAGGTCCAGGTCCTCTCGATCTTTGGTTGTCAGAGAAGGCGCACTGACCTGTACCCCGGGCAAATTGATACCCTTATTGGATTTTAATAGCCCACCCACCACAACCTCACACACGACATCCGAGCGATAGACTTCGCGTACCAGCAACTCAATATGCCCGTCATCAAGCAAAATGCG contains:
- the pyk gene encoding pyruvate kinase, which encodes MRRAKIVSTLGPASSSERVIEQLIGAGVDVFRLNFSHGTRDEHAENVGRIRQIADTMQRSVAILQDLQGPKMRVGRLAEDPVELKEGSRLTVTTREVPGDAECVSTTYARLPRDVRPADRILLDDGHIELLVREVYRSDVVCEVVVGGLLKSNKGINLPGVQVSAPSLTTKDREDLDLGIELGVDYIALSFVREPDDVREVQHIIERAEKEIPVIAKLERAEAVDHLEDILDVADGVMVARGDLGVELSPEDVPVIQKRVISAANRAGVFVITATQMLESMTDHPRPTRAEASDVANAIFDGTDAVMLSGETAIGKYPVQTVQMMARIVEKAEASVELAPPILNLDSLSFPDAIGQAAAAVSTAVSPKAIVAFTQSGSTARLISKRRPRTPIIAFTPSARICRRLCLCWGVEPRQITLIDDTDRMVAEVEARLLSEGNVRFGDTLVILAGAPITARAETNLLKLHRVGEI